Proteins encoded within one genomic window of Lysinibacillus sphaericus:
- a CDS encoding iron chelate uptake ABC transporter family permease subunit — MRNRTKMLILLGLAVIAMLLYVFYELNGNYHYAFPRRLIKVVAMALTGIAIAYSTVVFQTITHNRILTPSVMGLDALYMMVQTIIYYFFGSMSIFVINAQYNFMLAVTAMVIFALIFYRVLFKEGKRPIYFLLLVGMIVGTFLGSVTTFFQVLIDPNEFLSLQSKMFASFNNVNSDLVWLAGFVIVGTFIYGWRHMSQLDVMSLGRDTAINLGVPYDKLVQRMLILSSILIAVSTALVGPITFFGLIVANLSYQFFKTYKHSVLIAGSCVMSIVALVGGQWMVERIFNFDTTLSVIINFVGGVYFIYLLLKESRSAG, encoded by the coding sequence ATGCGTAACCGTACCAAAATGTTGATATTACTAGGATTAGCAGTAATTGCTATGTTACTGTATGTCTTTTATGAACTAAATGGGAACTATCATTATGCGTTCCCTCGTCGCCTCATTAAAGTGGTGGCGATGGCATTAACGGGAATTGCCATTGCGTATTCCACAGTGGTATTCCAAACGATTACACATAATCGGATATTAACACCAAGTGTTATGGGACTTGATGCGTTATATATGATGGTGCAAACAATTATTTATTACTTCTTTGGCTCTATGTCCATATTCGTTATTAATGCGCAATATAATTTCATGTTAGCTGTTACAGCTATGGTAATTTTTGCACTTATTTTCTATCGGGTATTGTTCAAAGAAGGGAAACGACCGATTTACTTCCTACTGCTAGTCGGAATGATTGTCGGAACGTTTTTAGGAAGTGTCACAACATTCTTCCAAGTATTAATTGATCCTAATGAGTTCTTAAGTTTACAAAGTAAAATGTTCGCCAGCTTTAATAATGTGAATTCAGATTTAGTATGGTTAGCAGGTTTTGTGATTGTCGGAACTTTTATATACGGATGGCGCCATATGAGCCAACTCGATGTGATGTCCCTTGGTCGTGATACAGCGATAAACTTAGGAGTACCTTATGATAAGCTTGTACAGCGCATGCTTATTCTATCTTCTATATTAATTGCCGTTTCTACAGCTCTTGTTGGGCCTATTACATTCTTTGGCTTAATCGTAGCGAATTTATCGTATCAGTTTTTCAAGACGTACAAGCACTCTGTGTTAATCGCAGGCTCTTGTGTGATGAGTATTGTTGCTTTAGTCGGTGGACAGTGGATGGTCGAGCGTATTTTTAACTTCGATACAACACTTAGCGTCATTATAAACTTTGTAGGTGGTGTGTACTTCATCTACTTATTATTGAAGGAAAGTAGGTCAGCAGGATGA
- a CDS encoding iron ABC transporter ATP-binding protein: MIQVKEISKFFGKKPVIQDVSVDVAPGKITSFIGPNGAGKSTLLSMVSRLLNADTGEVLLDKSDVRRWKSDDFAKRVSILKQSNYMNVRLTIRELVSFGRFPYSKGNLKPEDEQKIDEAIQYMNLDDIQHNYLDELSGGQRQRAFIAMVIAQDTDYILLDEPLNNLDMKHSVQIMKILRKLVDELGKTVVIVLHDINFASVYSDHIVALKNGRVVKDGPTNDIINSDALKEIYDMDIPVQEQNGCRICVYFNS, encoded by the coding sequence ATGATCCAAGTAAAAGAGATTTCTAAGTTTTTTGGGAAAAAGCCGGTCATTCAAGATGTTAGTGTAGACGTTGCACCAGGAAAAATTACGTCTTTTATCGGACCAAATGGTGCAGGTAAATCAACATTGCTTTCAATGGTAAGCCGTTTACTGAATGCAGACACTGGAGAAGTACTACTGGATAAATCGGATGTGCGTCGCTGGAAATCCGATGACTTTGCAAAGCGCGTATCGATTTTAAAGCAATCAAACTACATGAATGTACGTCTAACAATACGCGAACTTGTATCATTTGGTCGTTTTCCTTATTCAAAAGGGAACCTAAAACCAGAGGATGAGCAAAAAATAGATGAGGCAATACAATATATGAATTTAGACGATATTCAGCATAACTACTTGGATGAATTATCGGGTGGTCAGCGTCAACGGGCATTTATTGCAATGGTCATTGCGCAGGACACCGACTATATTCTATTAGATGAGCCACTTAACAATTTGGACATGAAGCATTCCGTGCAAATCATGAAAATATTGCGTAAGTTGGTCGATGAGTTAGGAAAAACAGTTGTCATTGTTTTACATGATATTAACTTTGCATCTGTCTATTCTGATCATATCGTCGCTTTAAAAAATGGACGTGTTGTAAAAGATGGTCCAACGAATGACATTATTAACTCAGATGCATTAAAGGAAATCTATGATATGGATATCCCTGTTCAAGAGCAGAATGGCTGTCGCATTTGTGTCTATTTTAACTCATAG